The DNA region CCGGAGCGGACCTCGAGAACCTGCTCAACGAGTCGGCGCTGCTTGCCGCACGCGATAACCGCAAGCTCATTTCCAAGGCGGATATCGAGAACGCGGTCATGAAAGTCGTCGCCGGTCCGGAGAAGAAGTCCCGCGTGGTTCCGGAAAACGACAAGCGCTTGACCGCGTATCACGAGGCGGGGCACGCTATTGTTACCCACTTCCTGCCGACCTGCGACCCCGTGCATCAGATATCGATAATGCCCAGAGGCATGATGGGCGGCTTTACGCGCTTCCTGCCCAAAGAGGATAAATATCACATCTCCAAGACCGAGATGTGCGAAGAGATTTCCTCGCTGCTCGGCGGCAGAGTCGCGGAAGCGATCGCTATCGGCGATATTTCCACAGGCGCCTCAAACGACCTCGAGCGCGCCACCCGCATCGCGCGCAACATGGTCACGAAGTACGGTATGAGCGACACGCTCGGCTCCGTCACCTTCGGCAGCGAGCACGACGAGGTCTTCCTCGGCAGAGACCTGACGACTTCCAAGGTCTTCTCCGAAACCACCGCCGCCAAGATCGACGAAGAGGTCGAGAAGATCATCAACACCGCCTATAAGAAGGCGGAGGATATACTGAACTCCAACCGCGACAAGCTCGACGCGGTAGCCGCGCTCCTGCTCGAAAAGGAGACCATCGATTCCGACGAGTTCAACTCCGTATTTGCCTGATTCTCCGAAAGGACGGTATACCCTTGAAAAAAGCTTTGAAACGGATCCTCGCGCTTATATTCGCTTTGGCGTTCTTTTCCGGAACGTCCGTTTCGGCGTCTGTTATAAACATAATAACAGACGACCGCGACTCGATGACGGCGTCGGTCGACGCCGCTTTGAGCGGCGCATTCAACAACGGCGAAGACGGCGTCAATCTCACGATCTCCGGCGGATTCGTTTCGCAGTTCAAGGCGTCTGACGACAGGTTTGCTCCGGAAGAGGAGTACTTCATGTCGACCTATCCGATCCTGAAGTATAAATATACCGCGGGCAACGACTACGTCGGTCTGAAGATGTCGCAGGTGCGCACGGAAGTCAGCTTCGACTACGATCCGCATACGTCCGTGCTGCAGACCTTCAGCGTCGTCTATCGCGTCAGCAAGTGGCACGAAACGCCGAGAGAGACCGAATACGTCGAGAAGTTCGCAAGGGACAATATCGCTTCGATCCTCGCGGGCGCGGAAACGGAGTACGACAAGGTCAAGAACATCCACGACTGGATGATCCTCACCTATGACTACGCTTACAGCGATACTTAC from Clostridia bacterium includes:
- a CDS encoding AAA family ATPase; amino-acid sequence: RDLFDQAKKSAPSIVFVDEIDAVGRQRGAGLGGGHDEKEQTLNQLLVEMDGFSENEGVIIMAATNRPDILDPALLRPGRFDRQVYVSTPDIKGREGILKVHARNKKFEPDVDLKTIAKTTVGFTGADLENLLNESALLAARDNRKLISKADIENAVMKVVAGPEKKSRVVPENDKRLTAYHEAGHAIVTHFLPTCDPVHQISIMPRGMMGGFTRFLPKEDKYHISKTEMCEEISSLLGGRVAEAIAIGDISTGASNDLERATRIARNMVTKYGMSDTLGSVTFGSEHDEVFLGRDLTTSKVFSETTAAKIDEEVEKIINTAYKKAEDILNSNRDKLDAVAALLLEKETIDSDEFNSVFA